GAGCCTTACCCGATGTGCCTCGGCGCCGCGTCCCGGGCCGCGCCCATCGAATCTGTACTCCGGCGACACGAAGGACGACGCGAGCGCCAGCGGCTTCTCGGGCGCCTTCATCGACCGAGAGCTCGGGCGTGAGGAGGTACGCCGACCGCCAAGACGCCTTACTTCGTCGCGCCCACGACCACGGGCTCGAAGGCGCGGTGCAAGCCCAGGGTCGGCGTGACCCACACCTCACCGCTTCCGCGGAAGACGTGAACGAGGCCTTCCCCGCTGCGCGCGCTCGACAAGATTCCTTTCGTGCTTTTCTCGATGCGGAAGTCGAGGCTGGCCGAGTACGCCATCACGAGGTCGCCGTCCACGGTGAGGGTGTCGTTCGAAAGGCGCAGGACATCCACCTCGCTCATCGGCACCGGGCTTTCCAGCACGAACAGGCCCGCGCCCGACAACTTGCTCTGGACGAGGCCTTCACCGCCGAGCACGGCCGCGCCGACGTTCTTGTTGACGTGCCGCCCGACCTTGATCGAGCTTTCGCACGCGGCGAAGACGCCGTCGTCGATCAGCAAGTCGTCACCCTGCAGATCCGAGATCAAGAGGTGCTTGAAGGTCGGCTCGCACCATACGACGCCGCGCCCCGCGTACTCGGGCTTGTAGGCGCTTTCGCCCGTCGCGGCGCTCGAGACGGCGCGCGACAGGAACCCACCGACGCCTCCGCCTCCGCCGGTGACTTTCATCTCGACGCCGCCGTGCATGTATTGCAGGGCGCCGGGTTGCAAGAGGGCCTTGCCGCCCTCGAGACGAATCGCGAGTTGCTTCAACGTCACGCCCGCTTGCCGCGCGTAGTACAAAGCCTCCGCACCGAGCATGCTCGATCCCGTGAGAGTCTTGTACTCGTGCACCTCGAACGAGAGGCCCGCGCCGCGCTTGCTCTCGAGGAGCGTTCGCTGTTCCATGCTGCATGGTACGAGGAACGCAGCTTCGAAGTTGCGGGAGGGGACGCTCGGTGCGTCAGGGCCGCCCGTCTGCGAGATGTTTTGGCGTTGGAGCCTTCTAAAGCCGCGACGGAGCGAGGAGGAGCCGTTCAGCGTCGTCACCTAGGGGCCTCGCTCGTGTTTTCACTCGAAGTCGGGCGCGACGTACTCCTTGCCGTTCCAGCGGATTCGCCAGTCGAGCCCGCAGACCAGGTCGTGATAGCCGCGCGTTTTCGTCGCGAGCACTCCGTAGCGGTCGCACCCGACGCTCGGCGACAGCAGTTCTCGTCCTTTCGCGTCCGTCACGCCGCATTGCAAGGTGTCCCAGCGATCCCAGATGCCGCACTCGATGCGCTCGTTCGAGCCGTCTTCGTTCAAGTCGAACGCGAACACGTTCCTGCGCTCGTCGAACGCCTCGCGGCGGATGTTCAGCAACGCCTTGAGTTCGGGAATGACGGCCGCGCGCACGAGGACCGCCTTGCCGCCTCGGTACGCCCATGATTTCCAGCGGGCGGCGTCCTCGTCACGGTACACGGCGACGAGACGGCCTTGATACGTTTCGATCTTCGGATCTCGCCAACTGTCGAAGGCGTTCGAGAACAACGGCGCCTTGCCCGGGCGGTACGTGACGAAGCGGTACGAACTCGGGCAGCAGTTGCCGCCGCCGGAGAACAGCACGAGCGCGTCGAGTGTTCCATCCGCGTCGAAGTCCGCGACGCGAACGACGTTCATGATCGCCGTTCCTTCAGAGAAGGGCGGCGTCGGCTTCGCCGGATCGACGAGCGTCACTACCTTTCGGCCGTCGAGCGCGACGAGCACCGGCGAGTACGGGTCGTCCGCTGGCGTCCTGACTTCGTACCGCACGGTCGCGGGCGTGGCGGCAAGAAGGGCCAGGAACCCGAGCGCCAAGAATGTCGTCATGCCTGATGGTACGAAAAAGCGGCCGACCAAAGGGTCGGCCGCTCGGTGACTCGAGATCTCAGACCGCGCCGACCTTCTCGGCGATGACGGCCTCGATGTACTTCACGACGCTTTGAAGCGGCACGCGGGAAAGGACGTCTTCCAGGAAGGCCGTCACGAGAATCTTCTCGGCGAGGCTCTTCGGGATGCCGCGCGAGCGCAGGTAGTTCAGTTGCTCGGCGTCGACGGGTCCCGTGGTGGAGCCGTGCGAGCAACGAACGTCGTTCGCGTTGATCTCCAGCTGGGGAATGGAGTCGTTGCGCGCTTCGCTCGACAGCAGCAAGGTGCGGTGCTTTTGGTACGCGTCCGTCTTCTGCGCGCCGAGATCCACCTTGATCATGCCCGAGAACACGCCGCGTGCCGTGTCGGCGAGCACGCTCTTGTACAAGAGGTCGCTGTGCGCGTGCGGCGCGGCGTGGTGCTGCAAGGTGTAGTGGTCGAAGTGCTGGTCTTTCGACGCGAAGTTCAAGCCCAGCATCTCCGAGCTCGCGCCTTGACCGCGCAGGTGCGACTGCATCTCGGTGCGCGACAGCGATCCGCCCATCGTGACGACGAGCGAGTTCAAGACCGCGTCACGCGCGACATCGCCTCGCTGCCGCTGAATGTGCGTCACGCCTCGACCCCAGTTCTGCACGGACACGTATCGCAGTTGCGCGCCATCCTTCACGATCAGCTCGACGGCGCCGAACGCGAACGCGCTTTCGAGGTCCTCGCTGTCCTGCTCGTCGATGAACGTCACCTTGCTGTTGACGTCCGCAACGATCAGGGTGCGCGTCGCGGTGAAGGTTCCCGACTCGTCGAGGACGCGGAAGGAACCGAGCGGCAGTTCCACCTCGACGTTGCGCGGCACGTAGACGAAGGCGCCGTTCGTCCACAGGGCGGCGTTGAGGGCGCTGAACTTGCCTTCGCTGGCGTCGGGGCTCTTGCTGGGCGTCGTGCCGGGCGCGGCGATCGTCGTGTCGTCAGGCACCTCGGCGGGCACGACGCTGTACAGGTATTGCTGCACGAGCTCGGCGTGGCTGTCGAGCGCGGAGCGAAGGTCCGTGAAGACCACGCCTTGCTGCGAGAGGTCGGCGGGAACGTTCTTGAAGATCACGTCCGGCCCGTCGAACACGAGGTACCCGGCGACATCTGTCGAGCCGAGACGCGCTCGCACGCCCGCCGGAAGCTGCTCCTCGCTCGTGACGGTCTCCTTGCGGCTGGCAGGCTTGAGCGCGTCGAAGTCGATGTCGGAGACGTCGGTGTACTTCCACGCTTCGACCGCCTCGGTGGGAAGCGCGAGGGTGTGGAACAATTCGAGCGCCGACGCGCGTTTCTCGGCCAGCCAGGCGGGACCGCCGAGTTCCTGCACCGCCTCGGGCGAGAACGCCCGGTTCATCGTTTGAGTCATGAGTCCTCCTGGGTGAATCGCTTCGCAAGGAAACGGGCGGGTTCGTCACCCGCCCTGTTCTAGGGCCGTCGGATCAACCGACGGAACCTTCCATTTCGAGTTCGATGAGGCGGTTGAGCTCGACCGCGTACTCCAGCGGCAGTTCCTTTGCGATAGGCTCGATGAAGCCACGCACGATGAGGCCCGCCGCCTCGTCCTCGGAGAGGCCGCGCGATTGCAGGTAGAGGATCTGCTCGTCGTTGATCTTGCTGACGGTCGCTTCGTGGCCGACCGAGGCGTTCTTCTCCTCGATCTCGATGTACGGGTACGTGTCCGTGCGAGCTTCCTCGTCGAGGAGGAGCGCGTCGCATTCGACGTTCGTCTTGGAGCCGTACGCTCCTTCGTAGATCTTCACGAGGCCGCGGTACGAGGAGCGTCCGCTGTCCTTGGAGATGCTCTTGGAAACGATGGTGCCGGAAGTGTGCGGCGCGAAGTGCACGATCTTGGCGCCCGCGTCTTGGTGCTGGCCGCGGCCCGCCATGGCGATCGAGAGGACTTCGCCGCGCGCGCCTTCCTCCAGCAGGTAGCACGCGGGGTACTTCATCGTGACCTTGGAGCCGAGGTTGCCGTCCACCCACTCCATGACGCCGTTCTTGTACACCGCGGCGCGCTGGGTCACAAGGTTGTAGACGTTGTGGCTCCAGTTCTGGATGGTGGAGTAGCGGAAGCGCGCGCCTTCCTTCACGATGATCTCGATGACGCCCGAGTGGAAGGAGTCACGCGAGTAGCTGGGCGCGGTGCAGCCTTCGATGTAGTGCGCTTGGGCGCCCTCGTCGACGATGATGAGGGTGCGCTCGAATTGACCCGCGCTTTCCGCGTTGATGCGGAAGTACGTCTGCAGGGGAATGTCGACCTTCACGCCCTTCGGAACGTACACGAACGACCCGCCGGACCAAACGGCGGAGTTGATCGCCGCGAACTTGTTGTCCTCGGGCGGCACGACCGTCGCGAAGTACTCGCGGAAGAGGTCGGGGTACTGACGCAGACCGTCCTCGATCGAGAGGAACACGACGCCGAGCTTCTCCCACTCCTCCTTGAGGTTGTGGTAGACCATCTCGGATTCGTACTGTGCGCCGACGCCGGCGAGGGCGGCGCGTTCGGCTTCGGGAATGCCAAGGCGCTCGAAGGTCTGCTTGACGTCTTCGGGCACGTCGTCCCACGAGCGGGCGTTGAAGCCTTCGGGCTTGATGTAGTAGTAGATTTCGTCGAGGTCGAGGCCGCTCAAGTCGGCGCCCCACTCGGGCATGGGCTTGGAGTAGAAGATGTCGAGGGCCTTGAGGCGGAAGTCGAGCATCCACTGCGGCTCGTCCTTCGCCTTGGAGATCATTTCGACGACTCCGCGCGACAAGCCCTTGGGAGCCTTGACGGCGTAGCGTTCGGGATCGGCCCAGCCGTACTCGTATTGCGCGTTGATTTCGGCGATTTCAGGATTCGTCATGCGAAGCTCCTTAAGCGGTTGCGAGTTGCTTGACCCAGTCGTAGCCCTCGGCGTCGAGCCTTTGGGCGAGTTCGGGTCCGCCGGTTTGGACGACGCGTCCGTCGACGATGATGTGCACCTTGTCAGGAACGATGTAGTTCAGCAAGCGTTGGTAGTGCGTGATGATGAGGCCGCCGAGATTCTCGCCGCGAATGGAGTTGACGCCTTTGGACACGATCTTGAGGGCGTCGACGTCAAGGCCGGAGTCGGTCTCGTCCATGATGATGTACGTCGGGTCGAGCATCAGCATCTGGAGGATCTCGTTGCGCTTTTTCTCGCCGCCCGAGAAGCCCGCGTTGAGGTAGCGTTCGACGATGCTCTCGTCCCACTCGAGCGTTTGGAGGGCCTGTTGGAGCTTGCCGTAGAACTCCATGAACGAGACTTCCTCGCCTTCGGGCTTGCGCGCTTGCATGGCGAGGCGCAGGAAGTTGGCGATGGTGACGCCGGGAATCTCGACGGGGTACTGAAAGGCGAGGAAGAGGCCCAGTCGGGCGCGCTCGTCGGGCTCCATCTCGAGGATGTTGTGACCGTCCACGAGAATCTCGCCTTCGGTGA
This genomic window from Deinococcus yavapaiensis KR-236 contains:
- a CDS encoding AIM24 family protein, with product MEQRTLLESKRGAGLSFEVHEYKTLTGSSMLGAEALYYARQAGVTLKQLAIRLEGGKALLQPGALQYMHGGVEMKVTGGGGGVGGFLSRAVSSAATGESAYKPEYAGRGVVWCEPTFKHLLISDLQGDDLLIDDGVFAACESSIKVGRHVNKNVGAAVLGGEGLVQSKLSGAGLFVLESPVPMSEVDVLRLSNDTLTVDGDLVMAYSASLDFRIEKSTKGILSSARSGEGLVHVFRGSGEVWVTPTLGLHRAFEPVVVGATK
- the sufD gene encoding Fe-S cluster assembly protein SufD codes for the protein MTQTMNRAFSPEAVQELGGPAWLAEKRASALELFHTLALPTEAVEAWKYTDVSDIDFDALKPASRKETVTSEEQLPAGVRARLGSTDVAGYLVFDGPDVIFKNVPADLSQQGVVFTDLRSALDSHAELVQQYLYSVVPAEVPDDTTIAAPGTTPSKSPDASEGKFSALNAALWTNGAFVYVPRNVEVELPLGSFRVLDESGTFTATRTLIVADVNSKVTFIDEQDSEDLESAFAFGAVELIVKDGAQLRYVSVQNWGRGVTHIQRQRGDVARDAVLNSLVVTMGGSLSRTEMQSHLRGQGASSEMLGLNFASKDQHFDHYTLQHHAAPHAHSDLLYKSVLADTARGVFSGMIKVDLGAQKTDAYQKHRTLLLSSEARNDSIPQLEINANDVRCSHGSTTGPVDAEQLNYLRSRGIPKSLAEKILVTAFLEDVLSRVPLQSVVKYIEAVIAEKVGAV
- the sufB gene encoding Fe-S cluster assembly protein SufB, which codes for MTNPEIAEINAQYEYGWADPERYAVKAPKGLSRGVVEMISKAKDEPQWMLDFRLKALDIFYSKPMPEWGADLSGLDLDEIYYYIKPEGFNARSWDDVPEDVKQTFERLGIPEAERAALAGVGAQYESEMVYHNLKEEWEKLGVVFLSIEDGLRQYPDLFREYFATVVPPEDNKFAAINSAVWSGGSFVYVPKGVKVDIPLQTYFRINAESAGQFERTLIIVDEGAQAHYIEGCTAPSYSRDSFHSGVIEIIVKEGARFRYSTIQNWSHNVYNLVTQRAAVYKNGVMEWVDGNLGSKVTMKYPACYLLEEGARGEVLSIAMAGRGQHQDAGAKIVHFAPHTSGTIVSKSISKDSGRSSYRGLVKIYEGAYGSKTNVECDALLLDEEARTDTYPYIEIEEKNASVGHEATVSKINDEQILYLQSRGLSEDEAAGLIVRGFIEPIAKELPLEYAVELNRLIELEMEGSVG
- the sufC gene encoding Fe-S cluster assembly ATPase SufC, producing MTQDTAPLQLEIRNLHASVGDLPILKGVNIIVPRGELHAIMGPNGNGKSTLAKVIVGDPEYTVTEGEILVDGHNILEMEPDERARLGLFLAFQYPVEIPGVTIANFLRLAMQARKPEGEEVSFMEFYGKLQQALQTLEWDESIVERYLNAGFSGGEKKRNEILQMLMLDPTYIIMDETDSGLDVDALKIVSKGVNSIRGENLGGLIITHYQRLLNYIVPDKVHIIVDGRVVQTGGPELAQRLDAEGYDWVKQLATA